TAATATGGGTTTATGTGGCATGCTTACTGGTCATAATCTCAATGATCCATGTTATATTGTTATACCAAGATTATATTTCTTAATAACAACTGCAATTATTTTTTATATAATACCTTCTGGAACAATTTCACATAAGAAAACAACCCCTAAAATAATACAAGAAGGGCAACGGGAAGGCAACGGGACGGAGTTTAACTTGTTGAATTAGGTGGAAAATATAAAATGAAAAGGTTAATACTGTGGGTTTCTTTTTTTATGTTTATGAGTGCAAACAGCAAAGTATTTGCAGTAGAAAATAATGGCTCGCAAATTATAAAAGTGAAAAATGTGTTTCAGGATATTGGGTATGAAGAAGGTTTTAAAGATATAGACAGGGTTTTGAAAATAAATTTAAAGAAACTTATTGAAAGTACATTTTTAAGCGACAAGTTTGGGTCTGAATTAAAAGAAATTGAAAAGATTGAATTTAAAATATGTAAAACGAACCTCTATAATGACGATAATTCTGATATTCTTATTAAAGTAAAAATAACAGCTACGGAGTGGAAATCGAATACTTGCATTATATTCGGATTTATCTATAAAGACGGAAACTATGTTTTAACGTTTAAAGATATTGGCTGGAATAAAAGTTTTGATATTGAGCCCAAATTGATTGATATTGATTCTGATGGAAAATATGAAATTGTAATAGAAGCAGATAGTAGCGGCAATCAAAGTTCAGCTCTTTTTGTAACAATTTATAAGTTAGTAACCGATAAATATATTCCGGTATTTGAAGAAGGATTAGATGAGTGTTATGCCAGTTTTCCTTATTCATATACAAATAAATACTATTTCGTTAAAAACAAAACTAAGTCTAAATCTAAATTAATTGATATTGTTTATAATATCAAGACTCATTTTGAAAGTTATAATCCAAAAACAGATAACGGAAAGGACATATCTTATTACAACAAAATATATGAAAAATATGGTAATGAGATTTTCAGACCATTTAAAGGAGAATATGTATTCACATTCGATGGTTCAAAATATGTTTGTAATAAAGAGATGTATGATTATAGAAAATATCTAATCCAATTTTTAAATACAAAACCATAGAATAGTTTATTTTCATCTCCTCTAATGGATTATCACCGTCTTTTCATAAAAGACATATTTGCAATGCCATAGCAAATATGTCTTGACATGGTTTGGTATAAAAATCGGGGACGGTTCCGGTTATAGCGGCAAGACCGTTGATGGTTTTTCAACGGGTTAACAATATGATAAAAAAAACTAAACAGCCGTCAAGTGATGTGATTGTGGTTGGCGGGGGCGCTGCAGGCATGTTTGCTGCCGGGCGTTCTGCTGAAAACGGTGCTAGCGTTATATTGCTTGAAAAGAATGCGAAACTGGGAGTAAAATTTTGCATAACTGGAAACGGAAGGTGTAACATAACTAATTCCGGTGAGCAAGAGTCGTTCATAGACAGTTACGGTCCAAACGGAAAATTTCTTTATAGGGCGTTGACTGAGTTTTCTAACGGTGATATAATTTTATTTCTGGAAAGATATGGTGTAAAGGTGATGACCGAAGATAGCGGGAAAGTGTTTCCCGAAGATGGCAGGTCGGAAAGCGTTGTTAATGCGTTTCAGAAATATATAGAAGAAAATAATGTGAAGGTAAGGTATAATGCGCGGGTTGGAGCCATCCTGGTTAGAAAGGATGGAGATATTAAAAAAGTTGCAGGGGTCAAACTCAGTGATGGAGAGACAATTAAAAGCAAAAAGGTAATACTTGCAACCGGCGGGTTGTCCTATCCCAAGACGGGCTCAACCGGGGACGGGTATGAAATGGCGAAATCGCTCGGGCATACTATTGTACCGCTAAATCCGGCTCTTGTCCCGCTTGAAACTGAAG
This portion of the Elusimicrobiota bacterium genome encodes:
- a CDS encoding NAD(P)/FAD-dependent oxidoreductase, with translation MIKKTKQPSSDVIVVGGGAAGMFAAGRSAENGASVILLEKNAKLGVKFCITGNGRCNITNSGEQESFIDSYGPNGKFLYRALTEFSNGDIILFLERYGVKVMTEDSGKVFPEDGRSESVVNAFQKYIEENNVKVRYNARVGAILVRKDGDIKKVAGVKLSDGETIKSKKVILATGGLSYPKTGSTGDGYEMAKSLGHTIVPLNPALVPLETEEDFVKELQGVPLYGVEVSAKGSNGKKICDGKGDIMFTHFGISGPVILDMSGIISDHLSKNENVEVSINLLPGKNKQEVDEILLDLFNLNKNKFLNSIMSRLLPKSSVPVFFAHAGIPADIKCNQVSRTQRNNLVDMLADFRIKIKSARPIEEAMVTKGGVSLKEIDPYTMESKLVKGLYFCGEVIDIDGKTGGYNLQAAFSTAFLAAK